CGGGTCCTGCACCCGGTACCCGAGGGCCTCGGCCCAGAACGTCGCCAACCCGGCCGGGTCGGCGCAGTCGAAGGTGATCTGGACGTCGCGGGCCATCTCAGCTCGCCTCCCGCCGGGTCTGCTGGTGGGTGTGCAGGTGGAGGTCGCGGAGCAGGCCCACCTCGGCCAGATGGTGGATCAGCTCGCGGTTGATGTGCAGCACCAGCGCTGCCAGAGGAAGCTCAGCGTACGGTCCCTCCGCCTCCCCGCACGGGCGGGCGAGGCCGGTCTCGCCGAGGGAGTCGACCCCGGCCAGCCACGTGGCGTACTCCGTGTCGAGCTGGGCCAGCGCCGCGGCCGCGGTCGCGGCGTACTCGAACGACTGGTAGTCGGTGGGCGCGCGACCGAAGTGCGCGGCGTTGCGTACCACGAGCACGCCGACGATCACGTGCCCGAGTCGCCAGGCGATCGTCGTGAACGGTGGCGGGTCGGGCTCCGGCATCGCGAAGTCGATGGTCATCGCGCCGGACCCGGCCTGCACCGGTGCGGCGCCGGTGCCGCGCGGGCGCACGCTCCAGCACCCGGGCGCCGGCTCCCAGAAGTACTCGTCGTCGGTGAGTCCGTCGAGGCGATCGCGCAGCTGGTTGGTCCAGTGCCAGGCGAGCTGGTCTCGAAGCAGGGGGTTCCAGGTCTGGTCGGTCATGGTTCCAGTCTCCCGCATATAGCGGACAGGATCGTTCCTTGATCTGTGGAACGATGAGCGCGTGACCGTCGAGGCGACGACCGAGCGGGTGCTGCGGTTGCTGGCGCTGCTGCAGCGGCGGCCGTCCTGGACGGCCGCCGAGCTCGCCACCGAGCTGGGGGTCACCGACCGCTCGGTGCGCCGCGACGTGGGGCGGCTGCGCGCGGTCGGCTACCCCGTGCACGCGACGGCGGGCGTCGGCGGCGGCTACCAGCTCGGCGCGGGCACCCGGCTGCCGCCGCTGCTCCTCGACGACGAGGAGGCAATCGCGACGGCGGTTTCCCTGCGGCTGGCGTCGGGGGGCACGGTCGCCGGGGCGGGCGAGGCGGCACTGCGGGCGCTCGCGAAGCTCGACCAGGTGATGCCGCCCCGGCTGCGCGCCGAGGTGCGGGCGGTGCACGGCGCCACCGAGACCCTTGTCGGCCCCGGGGTCGAGATCGACGCGGAGCTGCTGGTGACGCTCGCGCGGGCCTGTCGCGACGCCGTGCGGGTGCGGTTCCGGTACGCCGGCCGCGACGGCGGGGAGCGCGAGCGCACGGTCGAGCCGGTGCGGATGGTCGCCACCGGCCGCCGCTGGTACCTGATGGCCCGGGACGTCGACCGCGACGACTGGCGCACCTTCCGGCTGGACCGGATGCGCGAGGTGGTGGCGACGACATGGCACTTCCGGGCGAGGGAGCATCCGGACCCGGTCGCCTACGTGCAGCGGTCCGTGACCGAGGCGCCGTACCGGTATCTCGCCCGGGTGCGGGTGCACGCCCGGCCGGACCGGGTGCGGGAGCTGGTGCCGCCCCAAGTGGGGCGCGTCGAGGACGATCGCGACGGGTGGTGCGTGCTCGTCGTCGGCGGGGAGGACCTGGACTGGCTCGCCGCGCACGTGGCCCGGCTGGGCTTCGAGGTGGAGGTGCTGGAGCCTCCGGAGCTGCGGGAGGCCGCCGCCCTGCTCGCCCGCCGCCTCGCGGCGATGGCCGGGACCGGCTGACGGACCCGGTCAGTCCTTGCTCGACACCGTGCCCGGCAGGTCGAGCATCCGCTGCAGCGCCACTCGTCCGTCGCCCGCCAGGTCGGCCGCCCACGCATGGCGGCTGACCTGCTGTTTCTCCGGGCGCTAGTGGTCGTCGTCCATCGTTGTTGGTCGGCGTTTGGCGGCCCAGCGCCGGTCCCGGACGGCCCAAGGACGGCCCGAACGACCCGAAGCGCAGCCCCAACCATCGAACCGTTTACTGAAATCCCGCTGCCATAAAAAACGGCGGACGCGGTACGTAGAATCGGCAGAGATGCAGCCATTGTGCCGCTACCCAAACTCGCCGGTGAATAAACGCGATCGCGCTCAATCATCTTTGTCCGGTGCGACGTTTTCTGACCGATTCTCCGATCGCACTTCACGCTCGTCGGCGGATCACGGAGATGGCAATGGGGAAATCCGACGGTTAATGGGCGAACGGGCGGGGCTGGTGCGGGAGGGGGGCTTGTGACCGGGAAGGCGCAGGCGGTCGCCGCTGCGGCCAGGCCCGCACGAACCGCCGCGTGGTCGTGGTGGGCCGATGTGATCGCCTCTGCCGGCGCGGTCAGCGTGCTGATCGTCGTCGCGCTCTGGGTGCGAGGCGGCGGTGTGCAGGATCTTCGTGGCTGGGCGGCGGGCCTGACGTCGCTCGGCCGGTTGACCGGGCTTGTCGCGGCCGACCTGCTGCTCATCCAGGTGCTGCTGATTGCGCGCGTGCCGTGGATCGAGGGCACCTACGGACAGGACACGCTCGCCCGTTGGCACCGCGTCGTCGGGTTCGTCTCCTTTGATCTGCTGCTCGCGCACATCGTGCTGATCACGGCCGGGTACGCCGCGACGGATGGGGCCTCAGTGACAGGCGAGGCGTGGACCCTCGTCACCACGTACCCGGGCATGCTGCTGGCGCTCGCCGGAGCGGCCGCCCTGACGATGGTCGTGCTCACCTCCCTGCGGGCCGCGCGGCGGCGGCTGCGCTACGAGGCGTGGCACCTGCTGCACCTGTACGCCTACCTCGGCGTCGGCCTGGCGCTGCCACATCAGCTCTGGACCGGGGCCGACTTCACCAGCTCCCGGGCCGCGACGCTGTACTGGTGGACCGCGTACGCCGCGTGCGCCGGCGCGGTGGTCGGCTTCCGGCTCGGGCTACCGGCCTGGCGGACGATGCGGCACCGACTCACGGTCGCCGCAGTCGTCCCAGAGGCTCCCGGCGTTCACTCGATTTACATGCGCGGACGCCACCTGGACCGGTTGCCGGTGCGGGCCGGGCAGTTCTTCCAGTGGCGCTTCCTCAGCGGCCCGGGTTGGAGTCGCGGCCATCCGTACTCGCTGTCCGCGGTACCGCGTGAGGACATGCTGCGGATCACGGTGCGATCCCGCGGCGAGGGCAGCGAGAAGGTATCAGAGTTACGGCCGGGCACCCGTGTGTTGATTGAGGGGCCGTACGGCCGGCTGACCGCCGCCCGGCGCACGGCGCCGCGGGTCACCATGATCGCGTCCGGGATCGGAATTACCCCGCTGCGGACGTTGTTGGAAGCATTACCGTACGCGCCGGGCGAAGCCACGCTGCTGTACCGGGCGCGCTCGGCAGAAGACCTGGTGTTTCGCCAGGAACTGGAGCGCCTCGCGGCCGCCCGTGGCGTGCGCGTGGAGTACCTGTTGGGGCCGCGCGGGCGGGAAGACTCGTGGTTGCCGGCCGGAGTCGGCGACGACGTGAAAGCCTTGCGTGAGCTTGTCCCGGACATCGCGCAGCACGACGTGTTCATCTGCGGACCGGATGAGTGGATGCAAGCGGTGGTACGGGCGGCGCGGCAGGCAGGCGTGCCGGCGGAGCGCATTCATCTTGAGCGCTTCACCTGGTAACTCGGCCACCCATCCTCATGGCGCTCACAATCCCGACCCGAGGAGGACGACATGCGCAAGATCACTATGTGGTTCCTCGCCACGATCGCCGCAGTGGTACTTCTCTTCAGTTACCGGACATCGACCGGACCCGACAGCTCCCCCTCGGCCGAGACCGTTGGCGGCGCAGGCGCGGCGGGCGTGGAGAACGGCCCCGGCGCGGCGGCGGACCCCAGGACGTCACGGGGCACCGTCGCACGGTCCGGTTCCACCACCGTCGCCGACGGCCCAGCCGTGCAGACCAAGCGGGGGCGCGTCCAGGTGCAGGCCCACATCAGCGGCGGCCGGATCACCGACATCACGCCGCTGACGGTGCCGAGCACGAACAACCGCGACCGCGAGATCAACAAGTACGCGGTGCCGAAGCTGCGCGCGGAGGCGCTCGCCGCGCAGAGCGCCCAGATCGACGCGGTGTCCGGGGCGACGCTGACCAGCGGGGGCTACACGAAGTCGCTCCAGGCCGCGCTGGACTCCGCTCAGTTCACGGCCAAGCCGTGACCAGGCAGGCGTTCGTCGAGCAGATCATGGGTCTGCCGGTCAGCGTGCATGTGCGCGGTCCCGGTGCCGACTCCCCGGCGGCGGCGAACGCCGTCGCCGGGGCCTTCGCCGAACTGCGCGCGATGGACGCCGTCTTCAGCCCGTACCGCCCGGACAGCCGGCTGAGCGCGCTGAACCGGGGAGAGCCGGTACATGATCCGTTGATCGACGCGGTACTCGACCTGTGCGAGCAGGCGCGGCAGCGTACGGCCGGCTACTTCAACGCGTACCTTCCCGAACCCGGCGGTGGCACCCGCTTCGACCCGTCCGGCCTCGTCAAGGGCTGGGCCGTCGAGCGCGCCGCGGAGCACCTCGAGGGGTACACGTTCTACCTGAATGCAGGTGGGGACATGACGGTACGCGGATCCTGGCGCGTGGGCGTGGAGGATCCGGCACAGCCCGATCAGCTCCTCACCACCATCGAGGTCGTCGACGGGGCCGTCGCGACCTCGGGCAGCGCACACCGCGGAGCGCACATCGTAGATCCGCACACCGGCGCCCCCGCCCGGGGCCTGCGCTCGGTCACCGTCATCGGCCCGTCCCTGACCTGGGCGGACGTGTACGCCACCGCAGCGGCTGCGCAGGGACCTCAGGCGGTGACATGGCTCGCCACGCTACCCGGGTACGAGGCCCTGCTCGTCGGCGACGACGGCGCCCTATTCGCCACGCCCGGCTGGCCACCACCCGCGTAACCCGGCCGGCCGAGCTCGACCTCCACCTCGTCGGACTGCCCACGCCTGATCTCCGCCACCATCTCGGCGGCCACCTGTCTGCGGCGGCAGCACTGCTGCCTCGGCCGGGTTACCTACCGGCGTCCGTCCCCGACGCCGGCCGCTGACGCTCACACCGGTTGCCACAGCCGGCTCACCCTTCGACTTCGCCGAACCACCGCGCGGGCGGGCCATCTGATCCGCTTCTCCCGATGGCCGTGCGGTGCCTGCGTACCCAGACTTCGGCGGTGCACAGGGCCACGGCCAGGTAACGGCCCGGGACGCGGGCGAGACTCGTTCGGGGCTGGCCTGCTGTATGGTCCTCCCACGTCCCGCCCGCGTAAGTCCTAGCTGCCTCGCCCCGGCACGCGGGTGGAGTCTGCGCATTTTCAGGTGACTCCACGGTGATGATCCCCTCCCTCTGGCTCGCGTTCTCGCCTGGAAGCCGCGTGTCTGTCGACCACTTGGCAGGGCGCCGGATGGCGCATTAGTCGACAGGACTTCACCATGGACACCCTCACCTCGGCCCAGTCGCCTAGCGTCTGGCGCCACCTTGACTTCCAACTTCTCCTCGGCGGCCGGCTCGTCTCCCAACTGGGTGACCAGCTGCAGTTTCTCGCTCTCCCGCTCCTGGTAGTCGCGCTGACGGGATCATCCACGCAGGCCGGGCTCGTCCTCGGACTGCAGACCGTCGTCTTCCTCGTGTTCGGCCTGATTGCTGGCGCACTGGTCGATCGCTGGGACCGCAAAGCCGCCATGATCATCTGCGAGATCGGCCGTGGCCTTCTCGTAGCTACCGTTCCGGTCGCGGCTGCGCTTGGCGTGCTGGGTATGCCCCAGCTCTACGCCGTCGCGCTCCTGACCGGTGTCTTGAGCACCCTGTTCTCGGCGGCGAACAGCTCGGCGTTGCCGAACATCGTCAGCAGGGCCGAACTTCCAGCGGCGTTGGGCGCGATCGGCGCCATGTCCAACGGACTGCGGATCGTGGGGGCCACCCTGGCGGGCATCGCCTATGCGCTGGGCCGCGTCGTACCGTTCGCGTTCAACGCCGTCTCGTTCCTGGTCTCGGCGGTCGCGCTTCGCGCTGTCCGTGCGGAGTTCCAAGAGGCGCGGAACACCGCGCTTGCCTCGCCTCGGGAGTTACTGACCGACATTCGCGAAGGTCTGGCGTGGCTGTGGCGCAAGCCGGTAATCCGCGTTCTGGCGCTGCTCGATGCCGGCGACAGCCTGCGCTACGGTGCCGGCTACCTCCTGATCATCATGCTGGCCCAGCAGCTGCATGCGAATCCGACCCAGGTCGGCATCGTCTTCACGGGTGCCGCGGTCGGCGCGCTGGTGGGCAGCCTTGCTGCGCCCGCGTTGACTCGACGCTTTTCCCTCGGGCGGCTGTCGATCGTGATGCTGTGGGTGGAAGCGCTGACCTTCCCCCTCTATGCCCTGGCCCCGACCTGGTGGCTCCTGCTGGTCGTGGCGTTCGCAGAGTCAGTCGTGTCACCGATCTACAACGTCGGCCTCGACACTTATCGGATCACCGTGACCCCAGATGCCCTCCGCGGACGTGTGACCAGTGCGATCGACACGCTGACCACCGGTGCTTCCGCCATCGGCGCCATGGCCAGCGGCGCCCTCATCGCCCTTCTCGGCGCACGGACGCTGACCTACGCACTGGCCGTCTGGCTGCTGCTTCTGGCGCTCATCGCCACGACCAGTCGGACAGTCCGCAACGCACAAGCGACCGGGTGAGACCGCCTCCCCGGGGCCCGCACGTGGCGGGCCCCGGGGGAGCCTTCACGTTCTGGCCACTCGCGTCCCGTCCACCAGACGAGGAATCACCCGCTATTGCCGCTGACCGTGTGTCCCTGGTAGGTCGACCGGCATGCACGCGCTCCGGCGTTCCTACGCCTTGGCGCTTCTCGCCGCGGCGATGAGCATCAAGGCCGCCGCCTCGTACCTTGGCCGGACCGCATCGCCGCCCGCACGAACAACCCGTACGGCAAGCGGCGCGAGGAACGAGCCGCCATCCTGGAGCACCTGGCCGTCGTCGAGCCGCTGTTGCGGGCCACCGCCACCGTCGAGATCGACGCCTCGGCGCCGATCGAATCGGTCGTCCGGCAGCTCGAAGGACTCACCCGCGGGAGATCTTGCTGAGCACCGACCTGCCGGAACCGCAACTCTCCCCCGCCTGGCCGATGCTCAACCCGACCAGCTCACCTCGCGGCGCACCTGCTCGTAGTCGCGGGCCAGTTCGGCGTCGATCCGCGCCATCCGCTCGTCGGTCAGTTCCACCGTCGGCTCGTGCGCCGGCGGGCCGGCGAGCATCCGCCGGCG
The window above is part of the Micromonospora inositola genome. Proteins encoded here:
- a CDS encoding DinB family protein yields the protein MTDQTWNPLLRDQLAWHWTNQLRDRLDGLTDDEYFWEPAPGCWSVRPRGTGAAPVQAGSGAMTIDFAMPEPDPPPFTTIAWRLGHVIVGVLVVRNAAHFGRAPTDYQSFEYAATAAAALAQLDTEYATWLAGVDSLGETGLARPCGEAEGPYAELPLAALVLHINRELIHHLAEVGLLRDLHLHTHQQTRREAS
- a CDS encoding helix-turn-helix transcriptional regulator; this encodes MTVEATTERVLRLLALLQRRPSWTAAELATELGVTDRSVRRDVGRLRAVGYPVHATAGVGGGYQLGAGTRLPPLLLDDEEAIATAVSLRLASGGTVAGAGEAALRALAKLDQVMPPRLRAEVRAVHGATETLVGPGVEIDAELLVTLARACRDAVRVRFRYAGRDGGERERTVEPVRMVATGRRWYLMARDVDRDDWRTFRLDRMREVVATTWHFRAREHPDPVAYVQRSVTEAPYRYLARVRVHARPDRVRELVPPQVGRVEDDRDGWCVLVVGGEDLDWLAAHVARLGFEVEVLEPPELREAAALLARRLAAMAGTG
- a CDS encoding ferredoxin reductase family protein; its protein translation is MTGKAQAVAAAARPARTAAWSWWADVIASAGAVSVLIVVALWVRGGGVQDLRGWAAGLTSLGRLTGLVAADLLLIQVLLIARVPWIEGTYGQDTLARWHRVVGFVSFDLLLAHIVLITAGYAATDGASVTGEAWTLVTTYPGMLLALAGAAALTMVVLTSLRAARRRLRYEAWHLLHLYAYLGVGLALPHQLWTGADFTSSRAATLYWWTAYAACAGAVVGFRLGLPAWRTMRHRLTVAAVVPEAPGVHSIYMRGRHLDRLPVRAGQFFQWRFLSGPGWSRGHPYSLSAVPREDMLRITVRSRGEGSEKVSELRPGTRVLIEGPYGRLTAARRTAPRVTMIASGIGITPLRTLLEALPYAPGEATLLYRARSAEDLVFRQELERLAAARGVRVEYLLGPRGREDSWLPAGVGDDVKALRELVPDIAQHDVFICGPDEWMQAVVRAARQAGVPAERIHLERFTW
- a CDS encoding FMN-binding protein; the protein is MRKITMWFLATIAAVVLLFSYRTSTGPDSSPSAETVGGAGAAGVENGPGAAADPRTSRGTVARSGSTTVADGPAVQTKRGRVQVQAHISGGRITDITPLTVPSTNNRDREINKYAVPKLRAEALAAQSAQIDAVSGATLTSGGYTKSLQAALDSAQFTAKP
- a CDS encoding FAD:protein FMN transferase translates to MTRQAFVEQIMGLPVSVHVRGPGADSPAAANAVAGAFAELRAMDAVFSPYRPDSRLSALNRGEPVHDPLIDAVLDLCEQARQRTAGYFNAYLPEPGGGTRFDPSGLVKGWAVERAAEHLEGYTFYLNAGGDMTVRGSWRVGVEDPAQPDQLLTTIEVVDGAVATSGSAHRGAHIVDPHTGAPARGLRSVTVIGPSLTWADVYATAAAAQGPQAVTWLATLPGYEALLVGDDGALFATPGWPPPA
- a CDS encoding MFS transporter, with product MDTLTSAQSPSVWRHLDFQLLLGGRLVSQLGDQLQFLALPLLVVALTGSSTQAGLVLGLQTVVFLVFGLIAGALVDRWDRKAAMIICEIGRGLLVATVPVAAALGVLGMPQLYAVALLTGVLSTLFSAANSSALPNIVSRAELPAALGAIGAMSNGLRIVGATLAGIAYALGRVVPFAFNAVSFLVSAVALRAVRAEFQEARNTALASPRELLTDIREGLAWLWRKPVIRVLALLDAGDSLRYGAGYLLIIMLAQQLHANPTQVGIVFTGAAVGALVGSLAAPALTRRFSLGRLSIVMLWVEALTFPLYALAPTWWLLLVVAFAESVVSPIYNVGLDTYRITVTPDALRGRVTSAIDTLTTGASAIGAMASGALIALLGARTLTYALAVWLLLLALIATTSRTVRNAQATG